The stretch of DNA GAACGCCGATTTCCAGATCTGGCGTGATGAGATAGTGGATTCCCGGGCTGATGTATTGTGAGGTCTGCGCTGTTTCCTGCTCATCCGAGAAGATGCCAAAGTATTCGATATGGGCTTTGTATTTTGTTCCCACAGGAACCTTGAGCACCACCGACGGTGCCCACAGATTGAAATGATCTTCTTCTTCGGCGGTGGCTGAGTATCGCATGGCGGCGTCAATCGTCCACGAATTGGGCAACTCCCAGCCCAGCACATAACAGAGCGTGAATTGTGTCGTATTCAGACTCCCGGATGTCGGAGTATTGGCCTGCACAATGAGCGAGGATTGAGGCAGCCAGTCGGCCTGTTCGTTTACAAACAGCTTCAATCCATAGAGCAGATCTCCGTCGTTCTCGATCTCATCAACCAAAGGTTCTTCCTCGATGAACGAAGAATTCCCACTGACGGAGCCGCCACCACCGGTCTCGTAGTTCCATCC from Planctopirus ephydatiae encodes:
- a CDS encoding transporter gives rise to the protein MPLNSLRWTAFTLALLSLAGWSDCVLAQESGFLDRSLLADPSIVFSPTSGDEIETDRDSFTPATTVVGHHKTIVEAAYSFIDNPSSRETHSFPELLVRYGVSDRLEIRLGWNYETGGGGSVSGNSSFIEEEPLVDEIENDGDLLYGLKLFVNEQADWLPQSSLIVQANTPTSGSLNTTQFTLCYVLGWELPNSWTIDAAMRYSATAEEEDHFNLWAPSVVLKVPVGTKYKAHIEYFGIFSDEQETAQTSQYISPGIHYLITPDLEIGVRVGWGLNNDSARFFSNVGAGWRF